TGCGTCCGTTGGTGAAGTAGTAAACGGTTTTTTTCAATCAGCTTACGCGAGCGAATAGTTCGCTTCGTACCTTCATGCACTAAAAACATCCAACATGATTATTACCAATACAGAGACCATACCCGGTAAAGAAGTAGTTGAAATCCTTGGAGTTGCACGCGGAAGCACCGTGCGTGCCCGAAATGTAGGGCGGGATATTTTTGCTTCACTCAAAAACCTCGTGGGAGGAGAAATCAGTGAATACACCAAGTTGCAGGCACAATCTCGTGAACAAGCCTTGCAGCGGATGCAGCAGGATGCCGAGCGCCTTGGTGCCGACGCCGTGGTGAATGTGCGCATCACAACAAGCATGATTATGCAGGGCGTTGCGGAGATTCTTGTGTATGGTACGGCTGTAAAATTGCGCTGATATGATTTGGCTCATTCTTCTTATCGGAATCATTGCGCTGGTGGTATTTGGCGTAGTGGCCTGGATTGTGGCATTTCAGATTGACCGCAACATGACCGAGGATTTTGAAGAGCGCGATAACTGAAAAACGCCCGCGCTTCTGAACTTTGCCATGCAACTGGTTGTTTCAAGTGACATGAAAACGCACCATCCTGTTCTATACCACGAAGTGCATCGCTGCTCCCCCGGGGCACCCTGGCTTTTGCTGGTGCACGGCGCAGGAGGCAGCACCGCCACCTGGAAGCGACAAGTTCCCGAACTTGGCCGTTATTGCAACATCATTTTGATTGATCTTCCCGGTCACGGAAAAATGGCAGAACGAGCGGAAATCGCAAATCATTACAGTTTTGGGCAAATCGGCGCTGAAATCTGGAAAGTGGCCGACCATCTGGGTGTGCAAAAACTTCACCTGGTGGGTGTTTCCCTGGG
The nucleotide sequence above comes from Cryomorphaceae bacterium. Encoded proteins:
- a CDS encoding YbjQ family protein, whose translation is MIITNTETIPGKEVVEILGVARGSTVRARNVGRDIFASLKNLVGGEISEYTKLQAQSREQALQRMQQDAERLGADAVVNVRITTSMIMQGVAEILVYGTAVKLR